A window of Dickeya zeae NCPPB 2538 contains these coding sequences:
- a CDS encoding DUF423 domain-containing protein translates to MNSRFMLIFAAVSGFVYVALGAFGAHVLSKSLGEAEMSWLHTGLQYQAFHTLAILVLSVMMHQRANVWFYWSAAFLALGTLLFSGSLYCLALSQLKLWVFVTPVGGFCFLTGWLLLLIGALRLKKKAE, encoded by the coding sequence ATGAACAGCCGTTTTATGCTGATATTCGCTGCCGTCAGTGGGTTTGTCTACGTGGCATTGGGCGCATTTGGCGCACATGTACTGAGCAAGTCGCTGGGCGAAGCTGAAATGTCCTGGTTGCATACCGGGCTCCAGTATCAGGCGTTTCATACGCTGGCGATTTTGGTGTTGTCGGTGATGATGCACCAACGGGCGAATGTCTGGTTTTACTGGAGTGCGGCGTTTCTGGCGTTAGGTACGCTGCTGTTTAGCGGCAGTCTGTATTGCCTGGCCTTGTCGCAGCTCAAACTATGGGTATTTGTCACCCCGGTAGGGGGCTTCTGCTTCCTGACGGGCTGGCTGTTACTGTTAATTGGAGCCTTACGCTTAAAGAAAAAGGCTGAGTAG
- the rlmM gene encoding 23S rRNA (cytidine(2498)-2'-O)-methyltransferase RlmM, with amino-acid sequence MNKVILYCRPGFEKECAAEITDKAARHNVYGFVRVKDNSGYVVFECYQHEDADRLIKELPFQELVFARQMMVCGELLRDLPPEDRITPIVGMLTGALERAGELRVEVPDTNESKELMKFCRKFTVPLRAALRENRILLAQEKANRPVIHVLFIAPGCCYVGYSYSNNNSPFYMGIPRLKFPADAPSRSTLKLEEAFHVFVPADEWDERLGSGMFAVDLGACPGGWTYQLVKRSMMVHAVDNGMMAPSLMDTGQVIHHQADGFRFEPPRNNIYWLVCDMVEKPAKVTSRMADWLVNGWCREVIFNLKLPMKKRYEEVTQNLALLAQRLEENGINFEIHAKHLYHDREEVTVHARRIWGATPGRRDER; translated from the coding sequence ATGAATAAAGTGATTTTGTATTGCCGCCCTGGGTTTGAGAAAGAGTGCGCGGCGGAAATTACCGACAAAGCAGCGCGTCATAATGTTTATGGCTTTGTACGGGTAAAAGACAACAGCGGTTATGTGGTGTTTGAGTGCTACCAGCATGAAGATGCCGATCGACTGATTAAAGAGTTACCGTTCCAGGAATTGGTGTTTGCACGCCAGATGATGGTCTGTGGCGAGTTATTGCGTGACTTGCCGCCGGAAGATCGCATCACGCCGATAGTGGGCATGCTGACCGGGGCGCTGGAACGCGCCGGTGAGTTGCGGGTTGAAGTACCGGATACGAACGAAAGCAAGGAACTGATGAAGTTCTGCCGCAAGTTCACGGTGCCGCTGCGCGCCGCACTACGGGAAAACCGTATCCTGCTGGCGCAGGAGAAAGCCAACCGCCCGGTGATTCATGTGTTGTTCATTGCCCCCGGTTGCTGCTATGTCGGCTATTCCTACAGCAATAACAATTCGCCGTTCTATATGGGGATCCCCCGGCTGAAATTCCCTGCGGATGCCCCCAGTCGTTCGACGCTGAAGCTGGAAGAGGCATTTCATGTTTTCGTACCAGCCGACGAATGGGATGAGCGCCTCGGCAGTGGTATGTTCGCGGTGGATTTGGGGGCCTGCCCTGGGGGCTGGACCTACCAACTGGTCAAACGCAGTATGATGGTGCATGCCGTCGATAACGGTATGATGGCGCCGAGCCTGATGGATACCGGACAGGTGATCCACCATCAGGCAGACGGTTTTCGTTTTGAACCGCCGCGCAACAATATCTACTGGCTGGTGTGCGATATGGTGGAGAAACCGGCCAAAGTCACCAGCCGCATGGCGGACTGGCTGGTTAATGGCTGGTGTCGTGAAGTGATCTTCAACCTCAAGCTGCCGATGAAAAAGCGTTATGAGGAAGTGACCCAGAATCTGGCCCTGCTGGCGCAGCGGCTGGAAGAGAACGGGATTAACTTCGAGATTCACGCCAAGCATCTCTATCACGACCGTGAAGAGGTTACTGTCCACGCCCGGCGTATTTGGGGTGCGACCCCCGGTCGTCGCGACGAGCGCTAA
- the xni gene encoding flap endonuclease Xni, with translation MAVHLLIVDALNLIRRIHAVQGSPCLTACQHALNQLLQHSRPTHAVAVFDDEHRDQSWRHQLLPEYKAGRAPMPEDLSRELPQIREAFLALGVASWHSPGNEADDLAATLACKVTAQGHQATIVSTDKGYCQLLAPTLRIRDYFQKRWLDVPFIQQEFGVQPEQLPDYWGLAGISSSKIPGVSGIGPKTAAQLLQQAGSLEALYQQLEQIPEKWRRKLESQQEMAYCCRQVSTLRTDLVLNGNLQQLRLPASG, from the coding sequence ATGGCCGTACACCTATTAATTGTCGACGCGCTCAACCTGATAAGACGCATTCATGCGGTACAGGGCTCGCCTTGTCTGACCGCTTGTCAGCATGCGTTGAATCAGTTGCTCCAGCACAGTCGACCCACCCACGCCGTTGCCGTTTTTGACGACGAACATCGCGACCAGAGCTGGCGCCACCAGTTGCTACCGGAGTACAAGGCCGGGCGCGCACCTATGCCGGAAGATTTGTCGCGCGAGTTGCCACAGATAAGAGAGGCCTTTCTGGCACTCGGGGTCGCGAGCTGGCACTCGCCAGGCAATGAAGCGGACGATCTGGCCGCTACGCTTGCCTGCAAAGTCACTGCCCAAGGGCACCAGGCCACCATCGTGTCGACCGACAAAGGCTACTGCCAGTTACTGGCCCCTACGCTGCGCATTCGAGATTACTTTCAAAAGCGCTGGCTGGATGTCCCGTTCATCCAACAGGAGTTTGGCGTGCAACCAGAGCAGCTACCAGATTACTGGGGACTGGCGGGTATCAGCAGCAGCAAAATACCCGGCGTCAGTGGTATTGGACCAAAAACAGCCGCACAGTTGCTACAACAGGCAGGCTCGCTGGAAGCGTTGTACCAGCAGTTGGAACAGATACCGGAGAAATGGCGTCGCAAGCTCGAATCACAACAAGAGATGGCTTACTGTTGCCGTCAGGTCTCCACACTCAGAACCGATTTGGTGCTGAATGGCAACCTGCAGCAATTGCGCCTGCCTGCGTCGGGTTAG
- the ppnN gene encoding nucleotide 5'-monophosphate nucleosidase PpnN codes for MITHISPLGSMDLLSQLEVDMLKSTASSDLYRLFRNCSLAVLNSGSQTDNSKELLSRYEDFDINVLRRERGVKLELVNPPEEAFVDGQIIRSLQANLFAVLRDILFVNGQIANAGRYQNLDLEDSTHITNLVFSILRNARALHVGEEPNLVVCWGGHSINENEYLYARKVGSQLGLRELNICTGCGPGAMEAPMKGAAVGHAQQRYRDGRFIGMTEPSIIAAEPPNPLVNELIIMPDIEKRLEAFVRIGHGIVIFPGGVGTAEEFLYLLGIMMDPCNSEQVLPIILTGPRESADYFRVLDEFIVSTLGRQARRYYSIIINDAAEVARQMKKTMPQVKEHRRHTGDAYSFNWSLRIAPDLQLPFEPTHENMANLNLHPDQPAEQLAATLRRAFSGIVAGNVKDAGIRLIEEFGPYKLHGNADIMKNMDRLLQDFVSQQRMKLPGSAYVPCYEICS; via the coding sequence ATGATCACACATATCAGCCCATTAGGGTCCATGGATTTACTGTCGCAGTTGGAAGTCGATATGCTGAAAAGCACCGCCAGCAGCGATCTTTACCGGTTATTCCGCAACTGTTCCCTCGCCGTACTGAATTCCGGTAGTCAGACGGACAACAGCAAGGAGTTGCTCTCCCGCTACGAGGATTTCGACATCAACGTGCTGCGCCGTGAGCGTGGCGTCAAACTGGAACTCGTCAACCCTCCCGAAGAGGCGTTTGTTGATGGGCAAATTATCCGCTCGCTGCAAGCCAACCTGTTTGCCGTGTTGCGCGACATCCTGTTTGTGAATGGTCAAATAGCAAACGCCGGTCGTTATCAGAATCTGGATCTTGAAGATTCCACCCACATCACCAATCTGGTGTTTTCCATTCTGCGTAACGCCCGCGCCCTGCACGTCGGTGAAGAGCCGAACCTGGTTGTATGCTGGGGCGGTCATTCCATCAATGAAAACGAATACCTGTATGCCCGCAAAGTCGGCAGCCAGCTGGGTTTACGCGAACTGAACATTTGTACCGGCTGCGGTCCGGGCGCGATGGAAGCGCCAATGAAAGGCGCCGCCGTTGGCCATGCCCAGCAGCGCTACCGTGATGGGCGTTTTATCGGGATGACCGAGCCGTCCATCATCGCAGCTGAGCCCCCTAACCCGCTGGTGAACGAACTGATTATCATGCCGGATATTGAAAAGCGCCTGGAAGCCTTTGTGCGCATCGGTCATGGCATCGTGATTTTCCCCGGCGGGGTGGGTACAGCGGAAGAGTTCTTGTATTTGTTGGGCATCATGATGGACCCGTGCAATAGCGAACAGGTGCTGCCGATTATTCTTACTGGTCCACGGGAAAGCGCCGACTACTTCCGGGTGCTTGATGAATTCATTGTCAGTACCTTGGGGCGTCAGGCTCGCCGCTATTACTCCATCATCATTAACGATGCGGCCGAAGTCGCCCGGCAAATGAAGAAAACCATGCCGCAGGTGAAAGAGCACCGTCGCCACACCGGCGATGCTTACAGCTTCAACTGGTCGTTGCGTATCGCGCCAGACCTGCAGCTGCCGTTTGAGCCGACGCATGAGAACATGGCGAACCTCAACCTGCATCCCGACCAGCCCGCCGAACAGCTGGCTGCGACGTTGCGCCGTGCCTTTTCCGGTATCGTGGCCGGTAACGTCAAAGACGCAGGTATCCGCCTGATTGAAGAATTCGGCCCTTACAAGCTACACGGTAATGCCGACATCATGAAAAACATGGACCGCCTGTTGCAGGACTTTGTCTCTCAGCAACGCATGAAGCTGCCCGGCAGCGCCTATGTGCCATGCTATGAAATCTGTTCCTGA
- the syd gene encoding SecY-interacting protein yields the protein MEQQVSQALSMFTRHYVELWQRETGHPPASDELYGVASPCIVATLENQVHWLPQMPATSVQLDGVEKALEIQLHPDIHAFYTSQFAGDMTARFETLDFTLLQAWSEDDVIRLQENLIGHLLTQKRLKLSPTLFLGTTDAEMSLISLCNLSGEVMLEEFGTRQRRVLSPNLTDFLYKLLPLIP from the coding sequence ATGGAGCAGCAGGTATCACAGGCGCTGAGCATGTTCACCCGGCATTATGTCGAGTTATGGCAACGAGAAACCGGGCACCCACCGGCGAGCGATGAGCTGTACGGCGTGGCTTCACCCTGTATTGTCGCAACATTGGAAAACCAGGTGCACTGGTTGCCACAGATGCCAGCCACATCTGTGCAACTGGATGGCGTTGAGAAGGCACTGGAGATTCAGTTACACCCGGATATTCATGCTTTTTACACCAGCCAATTTGCCGGTGATATGACGGCTCGTTTTGAGACGCTGGATTTCACGCTGCTTCAGGCCTGGAGCGAGGATGATGTCATTCGTCTGCAGGAGAATCTGATTGGTCACCTTTTGACACAAAAACGACTAAAATTGTCACCTACATTATTTTTGGGGACAACGGATGCTGAAATGTCGCTAATCTCTTTATGTAACCTGAGCGGTGAAGTGATGTTGGAAGAATTTGGTACACGTCAGCGTCGGGTGTTGTCACCCAATCTAACTGATTTTCTGTATAAGCTGTTGCCATTGATTCCATAA
- a CDS encoding YqcC family protein, whose amino-acid sequence MSVEIQIRQSLFAIERALKASPLWQPSAPDETAFASQEPFCIDTMAAEQWLQWVFLPRMHALLDGNAPLPTRLAILPYFEVAFDGRSAEVGELLTQLRVLDALFEE is encoded by the coding sequence ATGAGTGTAGAGATTCAGATTCGACAATCGCTGTTTGCTATTGAGCGTGCGCTGAAAGCGAGCCCGCTATGGCAGCCTTCTGCGCCTGACGAGACCGCATTTGCCAGCCAGGAGCCGTTCTGTATCGATACGATGGCGGCGGAACAGTGGCTGCAGTGGGTTTTTTTACCGCGTATGCATGCATTACTGGATGGTAACGCGCCGTTGCCGACCCGGCTCGCGATTCTGCCTTATTTCGAGGTGGCGTTCGATGGCCGCTCGGCGGAAGTGGGTGAGTTGCTGACGCAACTGCGTGTGCTTGACGCATTGTTTGAGGAATAA